From Halomicrobium salinisoli, the proteins below share one genomic window:
- a CDS encoding KH domain-containing protein: MQHVKIPQDRIGALIGEGGETMREIEERAEVRLDIDSETGSVKVESVGDPVKGLKGPDVVKAIGRGFNPEDALRLLDDEMMMLDVVDIDAATRNRNDFTRQKGRLIGEGGRTRELMEELTGADVVIYGSTLGIIGGPEQVDAVREAAEMILDGAPHGSVYSFLERRHNEMKANDLNYHQFPG; the protein is encoded by the coding sequence ATGCAACACGTGAAGATTCCGCAGGACCGCATCGGTGCGCTGATCGGCGAGGGGGGTGAGACCATGCGCGAGATCGAGGAACGCGCCGAGGTCCGCCTCGACATCGATTCGGAGACGGGGTCGGTGAAGGTCGAGTCCGTCGGCGACCCCGTCAAGGGGCTGAAGGGGCCGGACGTCGTGAAGGCCATCGGCCGCGGGTTCAACCCCGAGGACGCCCTCCGCCTGCTGGACGACGAGATGATGATGCTCGACGTCGTCGACATCGACGCCGCCACCCGCAACCGCAACGACTTCACCCGCCAGAAGGGCCGGCTCATCGGCGAGGGCGGTCGCACGCGCGAACTGATGGAGGAACTGACCGGCGCCGACGTCGTCATCTACGGATCGACGCTGGGCATCATCGGCGGACCCGAGCAGGTCGACGCCGTCCGCGAGGCCGCCGAGATGATCCTCGACGGCGCGCCCCACGGCTCGGTCTACTCCTTCCTCGAGCGCCGCCACAACGAGATGAAGGCCAACGATCTGAACTACCACCAGTTCCCCGGATAG
- a CDS encoding ATP-binding protein, with translation MSGDDAGRRRDGNSASTELQGESGGGDGERIEAVVDRLRELRTDDERRRRSTEEGVLLDQMAEVEERLLAFGRALGGDPDDASELPFTEEAGRDGMPEPLYVRHDRTLLNQITSWLLQDQHIGLISPYGTGKTALREILERDLGQREEFAVASVKNPLETTPRALYERVLRTAADAGYRIDPDDYWQVRDGIPWATGEAKRAVGEVADAARDDGVTLLVLIDELEDLPEDLLSALQVTGDAGVRLFVSGTPAGKERLSDVKATLDSRLRYYEGIEPFGPEDVDEYVARSLSYFRGEEYDGGSQDLFTPAAVADVHERTGGNPREVRLECRELFTRAAFVWYRTGRDIERINVTPELRHGRFGMER, from the coding sequence ATGAGTGGGGACGACGCCGGGAGACGACGGGACGGGAACAGCGCGTCGACTGAGCTGCAGGGCGAGTCCGGGGGTGGGGACGGCGAGCGCATCGAAGCGGTCGTCGACAGGCTCCGGGAGCTCAGGACCGACGACGAGCGGCGCCGCCGGTCCACCGAGGAGGGCGTCCTCCTCGATCAGATGGCGGAGGTCGAGGAGCGGCTGCTCGCGTTCGGTCGGGCGCTGGGGGGCGATCCCGACGACGCGAGCGAACTGCCCTTCACCGAGGAGGCGGGCCGGGACGGGATGCCCGAGCCGCTGTACGTCCGCCACGACCGGACCCTGCTCAACCAGATCACGAGCTGGCTGCTGCAGGACCAGCACATCGGCCTGATCAGCCCCTACGGTACGGGCAAGACGGCGCTGCGGGAGATCCTCGAGCGCGACCTCGGCCAGCGGGAGGAGTTCGCCGTCGCGAGCGTGAAGAACCCGCTCGAGACGACCCCGCGGGCGCTGTACGAGCGAGTGCTCCGGACCGCGGCCGACGCGGGCTACCGGATCGATCCGGACGACTACTGGCAGGTCCGCGACGGCATCCCGTGGGCGACGGGCGAGGCCAAGCGCGCTGTGGGGGAGGTGGCCGACGCCGCCCGGGACGACGGGGTCACCCTGCTCGTCCTGATCGACGAGCTGGAGGACCTGCCCGAGGACCTGCTGTCGGCGCTGCAGGTGACGGGCGACGCGGGCGTCCGGCTGTTCGTCAGCGGGACGCCGGCCGGCAAGGAGCGGCTCTCGGACGTGAAGGCGACGCTGGACTCCCGGCTGCGCTACTACGAGGGGATCGAGCCGTTCGGGCCCGAGGACGTCGACGAGTACGTCGCCCGGTCGCTGTCGTACTTCCGGGGGGAGGAGTACGACGGCGGCTCGCAGGACCTGTTCACGCCGGCGGCGGTCGCCGACGTCCACGAGCGGACCGGCGGCAACCCCCGCGAGGTCCGCCTCGAGTGTCGCGAACTGTTCACCCGGGCGGCGTTCGTCTGGTACCGCACCGGCCGCGACATAGAGCGGATCAACGTGACGCCGGAGCTCCGCCACGGCCGGTTCGGGATGGAGCGGTAG
- a CDS encoding serpin family protein: protein MGLTRRRALATGSAALAGLLLSGIASGQSTDSADDEALRTLGESVTAFGLDLHREVVAEAPEDNAMVSPYSASIALAMTWAGARSETASQMAEALRYPYERDRLHRTYGVLDERIDPPESRNSTPTPTEEGSDDGESFSLETANALWGQAGFPFSESYLDLLSEHYGAGLREADFGESPEAARERINAWVADQTAGTIEDLLPPDAVGPSTRLVLTNAVYFSASWLHTFGGREATEPEPFTSIDGTTSEVPTMRHLNPVELPYAEVDGTEVVSLPYEGETVDMVVLLPPEGEFESVEADLDVATLRSYFDALEPRRGSVAMPRFEYDTKASLERALSAMGMERAFSADADFSGMVAPDADRALAISDVIQQTHVSVDEQGTEASAATSVVIWESANPDAFEMRVDRPFLYAIRHRATNTALFLGRVVSLEGDGVSEGPPAVGDGPAPTDPDDDGRYEDLNGNGEVDYDDVVTYFENMDESSMTDHVDAYDYNGNGDLDYADLVDLFGQV from the coding sequence ATGGGGCTCACGAGACGACGCGCACTGGCGACGGGGTCAGCGGCGCTCGCCGGCCTGCTGCTGTCGGGGATCGCGTCCGGGCAGTCGACCGACTCGGCCGACGACGAGGCGCTACGGACGCTCGGCGAGAGCGTGACCGCGTTCGGCCTTGACCTCCACCGGGAGGTCGTCGCCGAGGCGCCGGAGGACAACGCCATGGTGTCGCCGTACAGCGCGTCGATCGCGCTGGCGATGACCTGGGCGGGCGCCCGGAGCGAGACCGCCTCCCAGATGGCCGAGGCGCTCCGGTACCCCTACGAACGGGATCGGCTCCACCGCACCTACGGCGTCCTCGACGAGCGGATCGATCCGCCCGAATCACGGAACTCGACACCGACCCCGACGGAGGAAGGCAGCGACGACGGCGAGTCGTTCAGTCTGGAGACGGCCAACGCGCTGTGGGGACAGGCGGGGTTCCCGTTCAGCGAGTCGTACCTGGACCTGCTGAGCGAGCACTACGGCGCGGGGCTGCGGGAGGCCGATTTCGGTGAGTCGCCGGAGGCGGCCCGCGAGCGGATCAACGCCTGGGTGGCCGACCAGACGGCGGGTACGATCGAGGACCTGCTCCCGCCGGACGCGGTCGGCCCGTCGACGCGGCTCGTCCTGACCAACGCCGTGTACTTCTCGGCGTCGTGGCTGCACACGTTCGGCGGTCGCGAGGCCACCGAACCGGAGCCGTTCACGTCCATCGACGGAACGACGAGCGAGGTCCCGACGATGCGTCACCTCAACCCGGTCGAACTCCCCTACGCCGAGGTCGACGGGACCGAGGTCGTGTCGCTGCCCTACGAGGGGGAGACGGTCGACATGGTCGTGCTCCTGCCGCCCGAGGGCGAGTTCGAGTCCGTCGAGGCCGATCTCGACGTCGCGACGCTGCGGTCGTACTTCGACGCGCTCGAGCCACGACGGGGGTCCGTCGCGATGCCGCGGTTCGAGTACGACACGAAGGCGTCGCTCGAGCGCGCCCTCTCCGCGATGGGAATGGAGCGGGCGTTCTCGGCCGACGCCGACTTCTCCGGGATGGTCGCGCCGGACGCCGACCGCGCCCTCGCGATTTCGGACGTGATCCAGCAGACCCACGTCAGCGTCGACGAGCAGGGCACCGAGGCCTCGGCCGCGACGTCCGTCGTGATCTGGGAGTCGGCCAACCCCGACGCGTTCGAGATGCGCGTCGACCGGCCGTTCCTCTACGCGATCCGCCACCGCGCGACGAACACGGCGCTGTTCCTGGGACGGGTCGTCTCGCTGGAGGGCGACGGGGTCTCGGAGGGCCCGCCCGCCGTCGGCGACGGACCGGCGCCGACGGACCCGGACGACGACGGCCGCTACGAGGACCTCAACGGCAACGGCGAGGTCGACTACGACGACGTCGTCACCTACTTCGAGAACATGGACGAGTCGTCGATGACCGACCACGTCGACGCCTACGACTACAACGGCAACGGCGACCTCGACTACGCCGATCTGGTGGACCTCTTCGGACAGGTCTGA
- the eif1A gene encoding translation initiation factor eIF-1A, whose protein sequence is MSDNEGRKNLRMPEDDEVFAVVTDMLGANRVKVRCMDGTERTARIPGKMQKRIWIREDDVVLVEPWDWQDEKADITWRYEKQEADQLREEGHIQE, encoded by the coding sequence ATGAGCGACAACGAGGGCAGGAAGAACCTCCGCATGCCGGAGGACGACGAGGTGTTCGCCGTGGTAACGGACATGCTCGGTGCCAACCGCGTGAAGGTCCGGTGCATGGACGGGACCGAACGGACCGCGCGCATCCCGGGCAAGATGCAAAAGCGGATCTGGATCCGCGAGGACGACGTCGTCCTCGTCGAGCCCTGGGACTGGCAGGACGAGAAGGCCGACATCACCTGGCGCTACGAGAAGCAGGAGGCCGATCAGTTGCGCGAGGAGGGACACATCCAGGAGTAG
- a CDS encoding DUF7470 family protein produces the protein MLDKLGIAGVLGVLVMLGGIVLVAWQNLILAAGLAFVVAGLGLIVYGMVTNLLSAFGLGGGGMGGMP, from the coding sequence ATGCTGGACAAACTCGGGATCGCCGGTGTCCTCGGCGTCCTGGTGATGCTCGGCGGCATCGTACTCGTCGCGTGGCAGAACCTGATCCTCGCCGCGGGCCTGGCCTTCGTCGTGGCCGGCCTGGGCCTGATCGTCTACGGCATGGTGACCAATCTCCTCTCTGCGTTCGGCCTCGGCGGTGGCGGCATGGGCGGGATGCCCTGA
- a CDS encoding SCP2 sterol-binding domain-containing protein, whose amino-acid sequence MPPTLPDDADVWIDDWRSELADSDEFADAADGFTATFRFVIRPDDSYRGDPVALYLAIEDGAPVDAGVDPDESDFALAGPYGAWKDLLRGDLDVTEAVMGGPFDVEGPTATLLTRREAVAELVRAARATPVEFSV is encoded by the coding sequence ATGCCCCCGACGCTGCCCGACGACGCCGACGTCTGGATCGACGACTGGCGGAGCGAACTGGCCGACAGCGACGAGTTCGCCGACGCCGCCGACGGCTTCACCGCTACCTTCCGCTTCGTGATCCGCCCCGACGACAGCTACCGGGGCGACCCGGTCGCTCTCTACCTGGCGATCGAGGACGGCGCTCCCGTCGACGCCGGCGTCGATCCGGACGAGTCCGACTTCGCGCTGGCGGGTCCCTACGGCGCCTGGAAGGACCTGCTCCGCGGCGACCTCGACGTGACCGAGGCGGTCATGGGCGGCCCCTTCGACGTCGAGGGGCCGACGGCGACGCTCCTGACCCGCCGCGAGGCCGTCGCCGAACTGGTCCGGGCCGCCCGGGCGACGCCGGTGGAGTTCTCAGTCTGA
- a CDS encoding NUDIX domain-containing protein: MESLSDPEALRERDDVDVRDRTVDASREEFGRLRDHWTGLDGYVAVGVPNRDGAVPLMNVGDGWTLPAGPVETGGDYAAAARRVVENTLGVAPGVERPERAYHSTFRGDGDRFVAHTVVFRAAPVAGEPVAAEPHTVDEGAVEVDWFEEPPERIPEGPDEDVRLFLG; the protein is encoded by the coding sequence ATGGAGTCCCTGTCAGACCCCGAGGCCCTCCGCGAACGGGACGACGTCGACGTTCGGGACCGCACGGTCGACGCGAGTCGGGAAGAGTTCGGACGCCTCCGTGACCACTGGACCGGGCTCGACGGATACGTCGCGGTCGGCGTCCCGAACCGTGACGGTGCGGTCCCGCTGATGAACGTCGGCGACGGGTGGACGCTGCCCGCGGGCCCGGTCGAGACCGGCGGCGACTACGCGGCGGCCGCGCGCCGGGTCGTCGAGAACACGCTCGGCGTCGCTCCCGGCGTCGAGCGGCCGGAGCGAGCGTACCACTCTACGTTCCGCGGAGACGGCGACCGGTTCGTCGCACACACCGTCGTCTTCCGCGCGGCGCCCGTCGCGGGCGAACCCGTCGCGGCCGAGCCCCACACTGTCGACGAGGGCGCGGTCGAGGTCGACTGGTTCGAGGAGCCGCCGGAGCGGATCCCCGAGGGCCCGGACGAGGACGTCCGCCTGTTTCTGGGGTGA
- a CDS encoding ketopantoate reductase family protein, translating to MKVAVFGAGGVGAYFGGRLAQAGADVHLIARGDHLAALREDGLRVESVDGDFELDLPATDDPEEVGACDYVLFCVKSFDTAAAAEQARPLVGEDTAVVSLQNGLDNEGKLAAELGEDHVMGGVAYIFSTIESPGVIEHTGGPAEIVFGELDGERSDRVEALLATCESAPGMEATLSENVESELWEKAALICAQAGMTATVRLPLGEIRETEPAWEMYQRLIEEVISVAAASGLDLPYDLREQWTSFAADLDPDSYSSLHYDMTHGKPMELEALHGAVLERAAEHGVDVPMTEAVYAVLSPWARRNAAGE from the coding sequence ATGAAGGTCGCAGTGTTCGGTGCCGGCGGCGTCGGAGCGTACTTCGGCGGCCGACTGGCCCAGGCCGGCGCGGACGTCCACCTGATCGCCCGCGGCGACCACCTGGCGGCGCTGCGCGAGGACGGCCTCCGCGTCGAGAGCGTCGACGGCGACTTCGAACTCGACCTGCCCGCGACCGACGACCCCGAGGAGGTCGGCGCGTGCGACTACGTCCTCTTCTGCGTCAAGTCGTTCGACACCGCGGCGGCCGCCGAGCAGGCCCGCCCCCTCGTCGGCGAGGACACGGCCGTCGTCTCGCTGCAGAACGGGCTGGACAACGAGGGCAAGCTGGCGGCGGAACTAGGCGAAGACCACGTGATGGGCGGCGTCGCGTACATCTTCTCGACGATCGAGTCGCCCGGCGTGATCGAACACACCGGCGGGCCCGCGGAGATCGTCTTCGGGGAGCTGGACGGCGAGCGGTCCGACCGGGTCGAGGCCCTCCTCGCGACGTGCGAGTCGGCGCCGGGCATGGAAGCGACGCTCTCGGAGAACGTCGAGTCCGAGCTCTGGGAGAAGGCGGCGCTGATCTGCGCCCAGGCCGGGATGACAGCGACGGTGCGGCTCCCGCTGGGCGAGATCCGGGAGACGGAGCCCGCCTGGGAGATGTACCAGCGCCTGATCGAGGAGGTCATCTCGGTCGCCGCGGCCTCGGGGCTGGACCTGCCCTACGACCTCCGCGAGCAGTGGACGTCGTTCGCGGCGGACCTCGACCCGGACTCCTATTCGTCGCTGCACTACGACATGACCCACGGCAAGCCGATGGAGCTGGAGGCGCTGCACGGCGCCGTCCTCGAGCGGGCCGCGGAGCACGGCGTCGACGTGCCCATGACCGAGGCGGTGTACGCAGTTCTCAGCCCGTGGGCGAGGCGCAACGCGGCCGGCGAGTGA
- a CDS encoding tryptophan--tRNA ligase: MTDANDAASTASATDANASADGPNGATDTEASGADDDDDVTVTPYAVEGDVDYGKLLERFGADRLTDEQVERFPDHPLLRRGIYYAGRDVDPFLDAAAAGETHSIVTGRGPSGPMHLGHVMPFYLAKRLQDETGAHVFVPLSDDEKYLLKEQSSEEIREHARDNLRDLLAVGFDPERTRFVIDGPDAGAVYPTATRVAKRITPATVEATYGEPPNVGLSFYPAVQATHLLLPQLLHGPHPTLVPVAVDQDPHVRVCRDVAGKEAFDVRKPGALLGKFLPSLEGPGKMSSSADAPGIELTDDPDEARDKIMQYAYSGGRVDVEEHREHGGDPEVDVAYQLLYYFLEPDDERVERLAREYREGELLSGELKQLAADRLAEFLRDHQRRRDALGPLAEELAPYRLTDEERRQLRSAVV; this comes from the coding sequence ATGACGGACGCCAACGACGCAGCCAGCACAGCCAGCGCGACCGACGCGAACGCCAGCGCCGATGGCCCGAACGGAGCGACCGACACGGAAGCGAGCGGCGCGGACGACGACGACGACGTCACCGTCACGCCGTACGCGGTCGAGGGCGACGTGGACTACGGGAAGCTACTGGAGCGGTTCGGCGCGGACCGCCTCACCGACGAGCAGGTCGAGCGCTTCCCGGACCACCCGCTGCTCCGGCGCGGGATCTACTACGCGGGTCGGGACGTCGACCCGTTCCTCGACGCCGCGGCGGCGGGCGAGACCCACTCGATCGTCACCGGACGCGGCCCCTCGGGGCCGATGCACCTGGGCCACGTGATGCCGTTCTACCTCGCGAAGCGGCTCCAGGACGAGACGGGCGCGCACGTGTTCGTCCCGCTCTCGGACGACGAGAAGTACCTCCTGAAAGAGCAGTCCAGCGAGGAGATCCGCGAGCACGCGCGGGACAACCTGCGGGATCTGCTCGCCGTCGGCTTCGACCCCGAGCGGACGCGGTTCGTGATCGACGGGCCCGACGCCGGTGCCGTCTACCCGACCGCGACGCGCGTGGCGAAGCGCATCACGCCGGCGACGGTCGAGGCGACCTACGGGGAACCGCCGAACGTCGGCCTCTCGTTCTACCCGGCGGTGCAGGCCACGCACCTGCTGTTACCCCAGTTGCTCCACGGGCCCCACCCCACGCTCGTCCCGGTGGCCGTCGACCAGGACCCCCACGTCCGGGTGTGCCGAGACGTCGCCGGCAAGGAGGCCTTCGACGTGCGGAAGCCGGGTGCCCTCCTGGGCAAGTTCCTGCCCAGCCTCGAGGGGCCGGGCAAGATGAGTTCCTCGGCCGACGCGCCGGGAATCGAACTGACCGACGATCCCGACGAGGCGCGGGACAAGATCATGCAGTACGCCTACTCCGGGGGCCGCGTCGACGTCGAGGAGCACCGCGAGCACGGCGGCGACCCCGAGGTCGACGTGGCCTATCAGCTCCTCTATTACTTCCTCGAACCCGACGACGAGCGCGTCGAGCGTCTCGCGCGAGAGTACCGGGAAGGAGAGCTACTGAGCGGCGAGCTGAAGCAGCTCGCGGCCGACCGGCTCGCCGAGTTCCTCCGGGACCACCAGCGGCGGCGGGACGCACTCGGGCCGCTGGCCGAGGAACTGGCGCCCTACCGCCTGACCGACGAGGAGCGGAGACAGTTGCGATCGGCGGTCGTCTGA
- the rio1 gene encoding serine/threonine-protein kinase Rio1: MSDDAEFGLLDEEEAEGVGDEWEEIDVSDTEADRIARKRDREFSEFRKRIKDADQFKVEASVFDDATYGALYKLVQDGYIDAFGGPISTGKEANVYTALSGDHEVAVKVYRINASDFTDMRGYLDGDPRFEGIGSDKKQVVTAWVRKEFANLQRARGAGVRAPEPIAVERNVLVMEYIETDGDRARRLSEVQIENPETAFEVVREYMRRLYDAGLVHGDLSEYNVVIEDGELYVIDLGQAVTTHHGNADEFLERDCENVASFFARQGMDVSADDLYDFVTRADEDDEE; this comes from the coding sequence ATGAGCGACGACGCGGAGTTCGGCCTCCTCGACGAGGAGGAGGCAGAGGGCGTCGGCGACGAGTGGGAGGAGATCGACGTCAGCGACACGGAGGCCGACCGCATCGCACGCAAGCGGGACCGCGAGTTCAGCGAGTTCCGCAAGCGCATCAAGGACGCCGACCAGTTCAAGGTCGAGGCCAGCGTCTTCGACGACGCCACCTACGGCGCCCTCTACAAACTGGTCCAGGACGGCTACATCGACGCCTTCGGTGGCCCCATCTCGACGGGCAAGGAGGCCAACGTCTACACCGCGCTCTCGGGAGACCACGAGGTCGCCGTCAAGGTCTACCGCATCAACGCCTCCGACTTCACCGACATGCGGGGCTACCTCGACGGCGACCCCCGCTTCGAGGGCATCGGCTCGGACAAGAAGCAGGTCGTGACGGCGTGGGTCCGCAAGGAGTTCGCCAACCTCCAGCGCGCCCGCGGGGCCGGCGTGCGCGCTCCCGAGCCCATCGCCGTCGAGCGCAACGTCCTCGTGATGGAGTACATCGAGACCGACGGCGACCGCGCCCGCCGGCTCAGCGAGGTCCAGATCGAGAACCCCGAGACCGCCTTCGAGGTCGTCCGCGAGTACATGCGCCGCCTCTACGACGCCGGCCTCGTCCACGGCGACCTCTCGGAGTACAACGTCGTCATCGAGGACGGCGAGCTGTACGTCATCGACCTCGGCCAGGCCGTCACGACCCACCACGGCAACGCCGACGAGTTCCTCGAACGGGACTGCGAGAACGTGGCGAGCTTCTTCGCCCGCCAGGGGATGGACGTCTCCGCCGACGACCTCTACGACTTCGTCACCCGGGCCGACGAGGACGACGAGGAGTGA
- the fer gene encoding ferredoxin Fer has translation MASPHEILDVDPGADEQTVRDAYRERVKEAHPDQGGTVEEFQRVRSAYEAIVDGDGGGEEIVDEVRRNGTEPPEPEPDEPDRATVEYLNYAVLDDYGWSVDDPDLFERAAAAGLGAADYGEFEAEFDESLLEAAERHEHAWPFACRGGACANCAVLVVEGDLSMRVDHVLPQEMVEEGFSLSCNGEPTTDEVRVLYNVKHLPDLEDLLLPPRPFEQAHGD, from the coding sequence GTGGCGTCCCCGCACGAGATTCTCGACGTCGACCCCGGCGCCGACGAGCAGACGGTCAGAGACGCCTACCGGGAGCGGGTCAAGGAAGCCCACCCGGACCAGGGCGGCACCGTCGAGGAGTTCCAGCGCGTCAGGAGCGCCTACGAGGCGATCGTCGACGGCGACGGCGGCGGCGAGGAGATCGTCGACGAGGTCCGGCGGAACGGCACCGAACCACCGGAACCGGAGCCGGACGAACCCGACAGGGCGACGGTCGAGTACCTCAACTACGCGGTGCTGGACGACTACGGCTGGTCGGTCGACGACCCGGACCTCTTCGAGAGGGCTGCGGCGGCCGGCCTCGGCGCGGCGGACTACGGCGAGTTCGAGGCCGAGTTCGACGAGTCGCTGCTGGAGGCGGCCGAGCGACACGAGCACGCCTGGCCCTTCGCCTGCCGGGGCGGCGCCTGTGCGAACTGCGCCGTGCTGGTCGTCGAGGGGGACCTGTCGATGCGCGTCGACCACGTCCTCCCGCAGGAGATGGTCGAGGAGGGGTTCAGCCTGTCCTGCAACGGCGAGCCGACGACCGACGAGGTGCGGGTGCTGTACAACGTCAAGCACCTGCCCGACCTGGAGGACCTGCTGTTGCCGCCGCGGCCGTTCGAGCAGGCCCACGGGGACTGA
- a CDS encoding DUF460 domain-containing protein gives MNARTGALDDVVFGVDVQSGDVRGEAPSYALVVFDGDEIERDVVSHRKLRRRIDEERPGLVATDNMYELAEDKGALIHFLGGLPDGTRLVQVTGAERPEPLSRVASRHGVPYGKEPMKEAEASARLAAANVGQVVSAFTDTTTVKVARGRSTGGGGGWSEDRYTRRIHGAVKRRAREVESELDGAGLDYEKDVTEKYGGFSNAVFAVAARPEDIPVSRGRHGDVRVEIERERRDGIEFRPLAKRRDHVVVGVDPGTTTAVALVGLDGSVLEAFSSRTVDAAGVTEWIVERGRPVVVAADVTPMPETVEKLRRSFDAAGWVPDSDLPVDEKQHRTREEAYDNDHERDAMAAALSAYDAHEDQFDRIAAKVPARIDTGEVTARVVAGEESVEAVLSDLTDDGEDDEDDGGSEHEPRELTDEEKEIKRLRTQVERLQDHVETLEETIEEKDRRIEEQETELARARSDQRREVRKDREVTKLRRKKEELAEKLEAEREAREDLEGKLERLKALWKLDHSNFADVSEKKEGLVPVKVVDQFTTDDLRDADERFGLIEDDIVMFRDASGAGRSTAQRLADVDPRLVLRTGGLSDVADEILFEHEIPVAPADMVTVQEVDELAVAREREVETAIEDWEERAEERLRERNAEMVDKIISEHRAGERGESD, from the coding sequence GTGAACGCACGCACCGGCGCACTCGACGACGTCGTCTTCGGGGTGGACGTCCAGAGCGGCGACGTCCGGGGTGAGGCTCCGTCCTACGCGCTGGTCGTCTTCGACGGGGACGAGATCGAGCGGGACGTGGTCAGCCACCGGAAGCTCCGCCGCCGGATCGACGAGGAGCGGCCGGGCCTCGTCGCGACGGACAACATGTACGAGCTGGCCGAGGACAAGGGCGCCCTGATCCACTTCCTCGGCGGGCTGCCGGACGGGACCCGGCTCGTCCAGGTGACCGGCGCGGAGCGGCCGGAGCCGCTGTCGCGGGTGGCCTCTCGCCACGGCGTGCCCTACGGCAAAGAGCCCATGAAAGAGGCCGAGGCGTCGGCCCGCCTCGCCGCCGCGAACGTGGGGCAGGTGGTGTCGGCCTTCACGGACACGACGACGGTGAAGGTCGCCCGGGGCCGCTCGACGGGCGGCGGTGGCGGCTGGTCCGAGGACCGCTACACCCGCCGGATCCACGGCGCGGTCAAGCGCCGCGCCCGCGAGGTCGAGTCCGAGCTCGACGGCGCCGGCCTGGACTACGAGAAGGACGTCACCGAGAAGTACGGCGGCTTCTCGAACGCCGTCTTCGCCGTCGCGGCCCGCCCCGAGGACATCCCGGTCTCCCGCGGGCGCCACGGCGACGTCCGCGTCGAGATCGAGCGCGAGCGCCGGGACGGCATCGAGTTCCGCCCGCTGGCCAAGCGCCGGGACCACGTCGTCGTCGGCGTCGATCCGGGCACGACGACGGCCGTCGCCCTCGTGGGTCTCGACGGGTCCGTGCTGGAGGCGTTCTCCTCCAGAACCGTGGACGCCGCCGGCGTCACGGAGTGGATCGTCGAGCGCGGCCGCCCCGTCGTCGTCGCCGCGGACGTGACGCCGATGCCCGAGACCGTCGAGAAACTGCGCCGGTCGTTCGACGCCGCCGGCTGGGTCCCGGACTCGGACCTGCCGGTCGACGAGAAGCAACACCGGACCCGCGAGGAGGCCTACGACAACGACCACGAGCGCGACGCCATGGCGGCGGCGCTGTCGGCCTACGACGCCCACGAGGACCAGTTCGACCGGATCGCGGCCAAGGTCCCCGCCCGGATCGACACCGGCGAGGTGACCGCCCGCGTCGTCGCCGGCGAGGAGTCCGTCGAGGCCGTGCTGTCCGACCTCACCGACGACGGCGAGGACGACGAGGACGACGGCGGCAGCGAGCACGAGCCCCGCGAACTCACCGACGAGGAGAAGGAGATCAAGCGCCTCCGGACGCAGGTCGAGCGCCTCCAGGACCACGTCGAGACCCTGGAGGAGACCATCGAGGAGAAGGACCGCCGCATCGAGGAGCAGGAGACGGAACTCGCCCGCGCCCGCAGCGACCAGCGCCGCGAGGTGCGCAAGGACCGCGAGGTCACGAAGCTCCGGCGGAAAAAGGAGGAGCTGGCGGAGAAGCTCGAGGCCGAGCGCGAGGCCCGCGAGGACCTGGAGGGGAAGCTCGAGCGCCTGAAGGCGCTGTGGAAGCTCGACCACTCGAACTTCGCCGACGTCTCCGAGAAGAAGGAGGGACTGGTCCCCGTGAAGGTCGTCGACCAGTTCACCACCGACGACCTCCGTGACGCCGACGAGCGGTTCGGCCTGATCGAGGACGACATCGTCATGTTCCGGGACGCCTCCGGCGCCGGCCGCTCGACCGCACAGCGGCTCGCCGACGTGGACCCGCGGCTGGTGCTGCGGACGGGGGGCCTCTCGGACGTGGCCGACGAGATCCTCTTCGAGCACGAGATTCCCGTCGCCCCCGCCGACATGGTCACCGTCCAGGAGGTCGACGAACTCGCCGTCGCCCGCGAGCGCGAGGTCGAGACCGCGATCGAGGACTGGGAGGAACGCGCCGAGGAGCGGCTCCGTGAGCGCAACGCCGAGATGGTCGACAAGATCATCTCCGAGCATCGCGCGGGGGAGCGCGGGGAGAGCGATTGA